ccatgaattccacttactatccTGATCTGATACACCATTTTTGCTTCTTCCGCTCTCATTAAAGACTTCATGCACACACAGCGGTTttgagtacataattataattataataatgtaaatagacttaaataatttataacaaataaGTTTCATTAAgaaaggaggcctatacccagttGTGGGTGGATACAAGCTGAGTCGATAGTAGGTAGATGTTTCTTTATACATCTGTCTGTTGTTTGTAAAAATGATTCTTCATTCTAGTGATTTCATTTTTCTATCATGCACTCCATCTGCAGAATGTCGACATTCTATCTATGTATGAGTAGCTATTATGTTGAAAACGGGTGCAAATAGGCACCTAGCTATGATAGCTATGAATACAGCTAGGGAAAAATCTAGTTTTAGTATTAATTAGTACTCTATAAAGTAGTACAGTATAAAGACAAGAGTACTTACATTATACGCCATTATAAGTGTATTACTTGGGGCCGAACTTTGCCAAGTTTAGTGCTAAAATCTGATTCAGTTGCAGGActgtaaagaaaaacaagaatCAACTTTAATAGAAAGTTTCAATTCACAACAAGTACCCCAATTTCTATTTCATGGTAAAACCAATAACAAATCATTGTTTTATGAAAAGGAACGCAATAAAATTCAGATTTGAAAGTGTAGAAAATTACGAAGTGTAAGTAAATTTACCTAAATTATTGtgaaacacaaaatatttaatgcaacttgaaagattttttttaaaaattttattatttacagccAATGTCAATAGATATCGTCTTTGAAAGAGATAGTTACTATACAACTTTACTGGTAACTTGTCGTTTCCCTTAAATCTATAATACTTTTTTCCGTACGAATTAAGCGCGACATTTGAAATTTCTCCACTAATTCTGGAAACAATCAACATTCAGTATTTACCTGTACATTGCTGGTTGTTGTATGAGAAAAGATTGAATAACGCTCAATAATTTCTCTCTAGGTTCagatatttcaaataaaatatttgtcttatgaataatataaatacaaaatatgtcTTATAAAATcagaaatgaaaaatataataaacgtaATAAATGTTTAGTGAGTAAGAGATCGATTAGAATGTCTCATACACATATGATTTACAAGATTGAAATTCCTATGAGTGAATGAAATAACACGTCAATCATTTCCGAATTTTCAATATATCTATATCCTTGGTTGGTCCAAGTTTTTGTATAGTTTTCGTTTATCAAACATATCGTGTGTCTATATCGCTTTTATTTATTCCCGTTAGTGAAAGTTGTTTTAATTGATGAGCCATGGAAACATATGAAAGTGTTTTACTCGTTAAAAACGAagtttttgttttcaaaatacCTCCAAAAACCTCAAATAGAGGCTATAGGTGAGTGTACTAGTTACTTTTcgtcttttaattaaaatgggcAGCGTTTTGATAAGGCTTTTTCCAGGGCTGCAGATTGGAACTTGCAAGAACCACAATGGACTGGGCGTATGAGGCTTGTAGCGAAAGGTGAAGAACTGATAATGAAATTGGAAGACAAAACAACAGGAGAGTTGTTTGCCAAGTGTCCCATCGACAAATACCCCGGGGTAGCGCTGGAATCAGTCACGGACAGCTCTCGATATTTTGTGGTGAAAATCCAAGATGACAATGGTAAGTCTTTCCATACCTatgtataaacaataatattggaCAGGATATATGGATACGCCCCCTCCGCCCTACTTTAGAGTTTTGATAtcagaataaaaaaacaacaattaacCCTGAGACACTAagctgatatattttttatgatatctATTTTTCCACACATTATCTTATCTCTATTTTTGACATTAGTGGGTACTAATGCACTCTAGCATTTATGTGTGTAATGAATGACTAATGAATAATTGAATTTGATTATGTACATTAGCTTATAAACAAACAAGCTCATTAGCATGTGTTTGCTAACAGTGCacattttagaaaataaatgaaggaaagaaaaaagaaaaatcgtttatttccatattggatgccacattaacaaaaaaatgaaaatatgataaggtgcaaaagtccattctgtttcttgcaaagtaataaatgaactGGTGCACTTAAGACATCTTGGTTacatgttgtttctgtaataggCCAAAAGcacctacaaaaacttaaattttgtgattatgacaactaatgattcataattccaccactgtttacaaataatttgctgggctcagtgactaaacttttgctctttgtttgtacattatataatatttataaaaataatttgtattaatgTAAATGTATTTCAAATCAATTTAATTACAGGACGGAGTGCGTACATTGGTCTGGGATTTGGCGACAGGTCGGACTCCTTTGATCTCAATGTTGCCCTACAAGACCACTTCAAGTGGTTACGGAAAGAACATGAAGAAGCCACACCTCACCAACAGTTGGACCTTGGCTTTAAAGAGGGAGAGACTATCAAAATCAATATGAAAATCACTGTGAGTTTTCATTACTGCatgttttgaatttagaaaaattAGAAAACACTCTGCTGtataaatacatcatcatcaatttaagagccacgctcttgtcggtgcagcatttctgtaaaatactgtccatgctactttttttagggaaaaatagggcagtggtttccctcttgccttccgccccgcagtactctgtctgacgcgaatgggatggcgcccagagtagtctattacaaagccatactaggactcctgtcctctgcctctgaatag
The nucleotide sequence above comes from Pectinophora gossypiella chromosome 6, ilPecGoss1.1, whole genome shotgun sequence. Encoded proteins:
- the LOC126367565 gene encoding NECAP-like protein CG9132 — translated: METYESVLLVKNEVFVFKIPPKTSNRGYRAADWNLQEPQWTGRMRLVAKGEELIMKLEDKTTGELFAKCPIDKYPGVALESVTDSSRYFVVKIQDDNGRSAYIGLGFGDRSDSFDLNVALQDHFKWLRKEHEEATPHQQLDLGFKEGETIKINMKITKKDGSEGSRPKRVGAGGGGLLPPPPGAGAGGGSRLPPPPSPQHTPSPSAAPTPAANSDWGEFNSATAASAPSQPAVTPASQQNWVQF